From Faecalicatena sp. Marseille-Q4148:
TATTTTTTGTATGAGATCTAAGTCCCAGCATCTCCGCCCCTGTCGCATGATGCGCAACATCACGGATGCAGAAAGACATCCTTCCTGGGAGCGCTGCCTCATACCAGTCTCCCACAAGGTCACCCTCATGACTATATAAAAGCGCTTGTTTTTTTGCCCATTCAAATCCTTTGTTCAGTTCTTCATTTGATGAATAGAAAGTAATTTTTCCTTTCACTTTCGAATCCTCCTCTATCCTTTTGATTTTAGAAGAAAAGGACTTCTGTTAAGAAGTCCTTTTTGCGGCTGTCATTCTATACGGATACAGCTCTTTATAAGCGCAGCAGTTATTATTGTTTTACCGCCCCAAGTGTCATACCACTCGTAAAGTATTTTGAAAAGAACGGATAAATAACAATAATCGGCAATACAACAACGATTGTAATAGCGGCTCTGACTGTCAGCGGCTGAATTCCTCTCATCGCCTCTGCCAGCATCGTGGAATCTGTCATGTCCTTCAGTGCACTTGCCTGATTTAACATTCTGTATAAAATAATCTGCAGTGTATCCCATGTTCCGCTCTTACTGTAAAGATTAACATCAAACCATGAATTCCAATGACTGACACCGGTATAAATAGCAATGCAGGCAAGCATTGGTTTACTTAACGGTAATACAAACTGTGTGAAAATTCTTAACTCGCTGGCGCCATCTACTCTGGCTGCTTCAAAGAGCGCCTCCGGAATGTTTTGGATGTAAGAAGCACACAGCAGCATATAGTAGGCACTGAAAATGCTCGGAAGCCAGTACACTGTTAATGTATCAATCAATCCCAACTTTGTCATTAACAGGTACGAAGGAATCAGTCCGCCGCCAAAATACATTGTAATCAGAAATAAGATTCGCATGAACTTCCGTCCTGCAAAGTTCTGACAGCTTACAATATACCCAAGCAGTGCGTTGCCAAGAACTGCCGTTACAGTTCCAATAACTGTTCTTAAAATCGAAACAAATGTACTTCTGTAAATATCAGAGTTATTTAAAACATATTTATAATTATCCAAAGTAAATTCTCTTGGCCATAAATAAATTCCGCCTTTAACGGCATCAGATCCTTCATTTAATGAAATTGCAAGTACATTAATGAATGGATATACAACAATAATAACAAATAAAGTAAGGAAAATGACATTCAAAACATCAAAAATCTTTCCGGCCCGTGTTTGTTTTATATAAAAAGGACGACTCATATTGCTACCTCCTAGAAAATTGATGTGTCCAGTTTCTTTCGACAGAACCAGTTGGATGCCCATACAAGAATGACACCGATTACTGATTTCATCAATCCGACTGCTGTACCTACCGAGTAATATCCGAGCTGAATACCATATCGATAGGAATATGTATCGATAACATCCCAATATGCCTGTGTAGCTGCATTTCCAAGTACAAGATGCTGTTCAAATCCTGCATTTAAAATACCTCCTACACCCATGATCCAAAGTACAACGATTGTTGGAAGAATTGTCGGAAGTACAACATGTTTGATAACTCCTGCCCGAGTCATTCCATCAACCGCACCGGCCTCGATCAGAGACTCATCAATTCCTGACATTGCAGAAATATAGATGATTGCCGACCAGCCTATTCCTTTCCACATGTTCACAAGCGTGTACATTACCCAGTAATATTTTCCTTCTGTCAAAAATGGAATCGGCGAATCTATCAGTCCGATCCGCATCAATATATCATTAATAACCCCTTCATTAGACAGCATCATAAAAATCATACTTCCTGCAACAACCCATGAGATAAAGTGCGGAAGGTAAGATGTTGTCTGAACTACTGTTTTAAATTTTTTGTTTTTAACCTCATTTACACAAATTGCAAAAACAATCGGCGCTGCAAATCCAATCGTCAGCCCCAGTATACTCATTGCCAATGTATTTCGAAGCAGCTGAAGAAAGGTAGGACTCATAACAAAGTCTTTAAAATACTTCAATCCAACAAATTGACAATCCGCAATTGACATACCCGGTATATAATCTACAAAGGCCATTAGCAAGCCATACATTGGTACATAGGCAAAAATAATTACCCAGATAATGATCGGAATGCAAAGGAGCCAAAGCTGTCTTTGTTTATTAAACACTTTTATTCCGTGTCTGATTTTCTCTTTCATATCAGGCCTCCTGAATTCAAATTTGTAAGAAAAGGAAGCTTATTTAGCTTCCATTTTCTCCATATTTTTCTGATAGTTCTCACTTAATGCTGTTTCCAGCGTATCGATTCCGGCAGTTGTTAATGCATCTTGAAGCTGTTTCCATGCTGTCTCAAATTCTTTTTCATTATTTGCCATAACCGCATTTCCCCAATTTGCCTTCCATGCATCTGCAACAGCCTGTTCCGCTATCTTTTGTTCATCTGTTTTTACACGAAGTGTCAATGCAGAAGAGTCATAAATTGTTCCGTCCAAATTCTCAATCATCATACTCTTCCACTGGTTGTCTTCATACCACATCTGATTTGGCCAGAAATCATGTTCTCCGTCTTCCCATCTTGACTGATTTACAAAGAGCCACGGCATTCCTTCTTCGTAGTATGCATTGTCGTAGGACCATTTTTCTGCAAGGATTTGTTCTTTTGCTTCTGGATCTACTTCCCAGTTTCCTTCTTCATCAATATTCCAGAATTTGATTTCTTTTCCTGTATCGCCAATCGGTGTTCCGTTTGGAAGTCCCCATCCGGTTAAAGCATTTCCCATATCGGTTGCCTGGAAGTTGATAAACCGCATGATTGCTTCCGGATCTTTTGCTTTGTCTGTAATAATCGTGCAGTAAGATCCAAGGAAGTTTTTACCGCTTAAATTTGCTGTTTCTGCCTCTTCATCTTTGAAACCGATCTGAACAAAACGTTTGTCTTCCGGAGTATTCGGATCGTCTGCCTGCCAGATTTCATGTCCTGACTGATAGGTAATCCACCATTCGCCAACACATCCGACAACCCTCTCATTAGAGAATTTTGTCTGCCACTGCTCATAGTTGTTTGCAAAAGAGTCCGGATCCAGTGTTCCGTCCAAATGGTACTGGTTGAAATATTTTGTCATTTCTTTTCCTTCATCCGTAAATGCCCAATGCGTGAATTCGCCATTGTCATCAATTTTGTAACCGGATTTTAATCCCCAGAAACCACTTAGCATGGCAGGATCTGTATAATGTCCGGAATCAGAATAGAACGATAATGCATATCTGTCTTCTCCGCTTGGAGTTTTTGGGAATTTCTCAAGGATAGCGTTTAGTGCATTATAGTAATCCTCCGGTGTCTTAATCTCCGGCGATCCGATTGCTTTCCACTCATCGTAACGGATGTGTGCGCAGCGGTCAGGAAGTTCTTCAATGGCGCCCATAAGCGTTGGCACATAGAATAATTTTTTATTTTCATCCAGGAACAGATTATAATGGTCTCCCATACTCTTTTTTACATCTTTTCCTACGGTATCCATATATGGAGTCAGTTCAACGGCTTTACCCATTTTTGTGAATTTCTCAACCATAGAAAATGGAACATAAGTAATTACATCCGGATAATCTCCTGAAGCGAGAGCAAGATTCAGTGCTTCATTCCCATCGCCGGACACATGCTCTACATTAACCTCAACATTGAATTCGTCTTTCAGATATTTAATACTATTTTCTTCTCCCACTTTCTGGGCCTCCAGCGGTGCGTAGTAACCACTGGCATCTAACACATTGATTTTCAGTGTCTCCTCCGGTTTCTCCCAGCCGAAACGGTTTACTTCTCCACTGCCTTTGAATGTGCTTTCTTTTTTCACTTCTTCTTTGGCTGCTCCACTGCCACATCCCGCAAGCATAGAAGCTGCCAGGACAGTTGCTACAAGTGCGTTCATAACTTGTTTTTTCTTCACTTTCCCTTTCGATATCTGTATGTTCAGACATCTTCCTCCTTTTCTCTTATTTTTGTTTCCTTTTTTATTCTTACGCAGGATTTCTGCATAATCCTCATTTATATTGCGAAAGCTTCCTTCTATCTGTCACATTTTTTTAGTTGGAACAGACGCGAGAAGTTGTCTCCCTGAATCTCCCAGGCAACTCCGGCAAGACCTGCTGCGCTGTCTGATACACTCATACCGGCATACATCAGCTCATCTCCGCCAAACATTCCATAATTCATGTTTGCTCCGGAATGTTCTTTCACTTCATATACTCCTGAAATATCAAGTCCTTTCAGATATATCCGCTCAAACTTTCCATTTGCCGGCTGAGCGATTCTGAAATATGCAACGAGCGCTTCTGACTTGTCTTCGGAAACAACCATCCATGCCGAAGAATTATTCTCAAACGGACTCTGCAGGCGGTAGAATGTGCCTTTCTGAATCAGCCCTCTGTTCTCCTTCATAAATGCAATCTGCTTCTTCATCTCTTCCAGCTCTTCTTCCGGAAGCTTTGTAATATCAAGCTCATATCCGAATGTTCCGAAGTATGCTACATTTGCTCTCATATCAAGTGATGTCGCTCTTCGCACCTGATGATTCGGAGATGCAGAAACATGGCTTCCCATACTGCTTAGCGGATAAGCGAGTGATGTTCCGTACTGAATCTTGATTCGATCTACCGCATCTGTATTGTCTGATGTCCATGCCTGCGGTGCGTAATACATCATGCCAGGATCGAATCTCGCTCCGCCGCTGGCACAGGATTCAAATAAAATATGCGGAAATTCCTGAGTGAGTCTCTCGTAAAGGCTGTAAACGCCGAGAATATATTTATGTCTTACTTTTCCCTGATAAGCCCTATCATTTCCGTTTGAAAATACTTCTGAAAATGCACGATTCATATCCCATTTCACATAAGAAACCGGAGCTTCTCTCAGAATCTTGTGCATCTGTTTATAAATATAGTCAACGACTTCCTGTTTTGAGAAATCAAGCACATACTGGTTTCTGCTGTGACAGTAATCTCTTCTGAGGTCTGCGAGCAGCCATTCCGGATGCGCACGGAATAAATCGCTGTCTTTATTCGTCATCTCCGGTTCAAACCAGAGTCCGAATTTCATTCCCATTTCTTCAACTTTCTTTGCAAGTCCTGTAATTCCATCCGGAAGTTTCTCAAAGTTCGGATACCAGTCTCCGAGGGAACAGT
This genomic window contains:
- a CDS encoding sugar ABC transporter permease; amino-acid sequence: MKEKIRHGIKVFNKQRQLWLLCIPIIIWVIIFAYVPMYGLLMAFVDYIPGMSIADCQFVGLKYFKDFVMSPTFLQLLRNTLAMSILGLTIGFAAPIVFAICVNEVKNKKFKTVVQTTSYLPHFISWVVAGSMIFMMLSNEGVINDILMRIGLIDSPIPFLTEGKYYWVMYTLVNMWKGIGWSAIIYISAMSGIDESLIEAGAVDGMTRAGVIKHVVLPTILPTIVVLWIMGVGGILNAGFEQHLVLGNAATQAYWDVIDTYSYRYGIQLGYYSVGTAVGLMKSVIGVILVWASNWFCRKKLDTSIF
- a CDS encoding carbohydrate ABC transporter permease, producing MSRPFYIKQTRAGKIFDVLNVIFLTLFVIIVVYPFINVLAISLNEGSDAVKGGIYLWPREFTLDNYKYVLNNSDIYRSTFVSILRTVIGTVTAVLGNALLGYIVSCQNFAGRKFMRILFLITMYFGGGLIPSYLLMTKLGLIDTLTVYWLPSIFSAYYMLLCASYIQNIPEALFEAARVDGASELRIFTQFVLPLSKPMLACIAIYTGVSHWNSWFDVNLYSKSGTWDTLQIILYRMLNQASALKDMTDSTMLAEAMRGIQPLTVRAAITIVVVLPIIVIYPFFSKYFTSGMTLGAVKQ